One window of Methylococcus sp. EFPC2 genomic DNA carries:
- a CDS encoding phosphatidylinositol-specific phospholipase C domain-containing protein, with protein MSAYVGARNPDWMAALPDERRLSGLSVPATHDSMALYGGDLAQTQSMSLMTQLMAGIRGIDIRCQHMNNSCLIFHGPIYQRVSLSQVLITLKTFLVQHPK; from the coding sequence TTGAGCGCGTACGTTGGCGCGCGCAATCCTGACTGGATGGCTGCCTTGCCGGACGAGCGCCGTTTGTCCGGGCTGTCGGTGCCCGCGACGCATGACAGCATGGCGCTTTACGGGGGCGATTTGGCGCAGACCCAGTCGATGAGCCTGATGACGCAGCTGATGGCCGGCATCCGGGGGATCGATATCCGCTGCCAGCACATGAACAATTCCTGCCTGATTTTCCATGGACCGATATATCAGCGGGTATCGCTCAGCCAGGTGCTGATTACGCTGAAGACCTTCTTGGTCCAGCATCCGAAGTAA
- a CDS encoding PA4780 family RIO1-like protein kinase produces MKTPKRIEPLIHDGLVDEVIRSLKSGKEAAVYVVRCGTEVRCAKAYKEAEQRGFRQSVQYQEGRKVRNSRRARAMEKGSRYGRREQESAWQNAEVTALYRLADAGVRVPRPYLFVDGVLLMELVTDADGNPAPRLNDLDMTAEQAREYHDVLIAQIVRMLCDGLVHGDLSEYNVLVGAEGPVIIDLPQAVDAAGNNHARRMLERDVGNMAAYFGRYAPELLGTDYGKEMWKLYQSGDLHPEANLTGYFEHDTRPADVRGVMREIDAARKENEARQRYLQAAELP; encoded by the coding sequence ATGAAAACCCCTAAAAGAATCGAACCCCTAATCCACGATGGCCTCGTCGACGAGGTCATCCGTTCACTGAAAAGCGGCAAAGAAGCGGCGGTCTACGTGGTCCGCTGCGGCACCGAAGTCCGCTGCGCCAAGGCCTACAAAGAAGCCGAGCAGCGCGGTTTTCGCCAAAGCGTGCAGTATCAGGAAGGCCGCAAGGTACGCAACAGCCGCCGTGCCCGCGCCATGGAGAAAGGCAGCCGCTACGGGCGCAGGGAGCAGGAATCGGCCTGGCAGAATGCCGAAGTGACCGCCTTGTATCGCCTCGCCGACGCGGGTGTGAGGGTGCCGCGGCCCTATCTCTTCGTCGATGGCGTCTTGCTCATGGAACTGGTGACTGACGCCGACGGCAATCCGGCGCCTCGCTTGAATGATCTGGACATGACGGCGGAGCAGGCACGGGAATATCACGACGTGCTGATTGCGCAGATCGTCCGCATGCTCTGCGACGGGCTGGTGCACGGCGACTTGTCGGAATACAACGTTTTGGTCGGCGCCGAGGGGCCGGTCATCATCGATCTACCCCAGGCCGTCGACGCCGCCGGCAACAATCACGCGCGCCGCATGCTGGAACGGGACGTCGGCAACATGGCTGCCTATTTCGGCCGCTACGCCCCGGAACTGCTGGGCACGGATTACGGCAAGGAAATGTGGAAGCTCTACCAGAGCGGCGATCTGCACCCGGAAGCGAATCTAACCGGCTATTTCGAGCATGACACCCGTCCGGCCGACGTGCGCGGGGTGATGCGGGAAATCGATGCGGCCCGCAAAGAAAACGAGGCCAGGCAACGTTACCTGCAGGCTGCGGAATTGCCGTAA
- a CDS encoding NUDIX hydrolase, protein MSRPITPSLAADAIIELTDRPGSPIVLIERAFPPLGWAIPGGFVDVGETVEQAAIREAKEETGLDVRLIALLGLYSDPRRDPRGHTVTAVYVARATGVPKADDDAKHVCVVSLDEFHQPLAFDHALVLDDYRRFRLSGQPAPLR, encoded by the coding sequence ATGAGCAGACCGATCACCCCTAGCCTGGCCGCCGACGCCATCATCGAACTGACCGATAGGCCCGGCTCCCCCATCGTGCTCATCGAACGGGCATTCCCGCCGCTGGGCTGGGCGATACCGGGCGGTTTCGTCGATGTCGGCGAAACGGTGGAGCAAGCGGCCATCCGCGAGGCCAAGGAAGAAACCGGCCTGGACGTGCGGCTCATCGCCTTGCTGGGCCTGTATTCCGACCCGCGCCGCGATCCCCGCGGCCATACCGTCACCGCCGTCTACGTGGCGCGCGCGACGGGCGTACCCAAAGCCGACGACGATGCCAAGCATGTTTGCGTGGTGTCGCTGGACGAGTTCCATCAGCCTTTGGCCTTCGATCATGCCCTGGTGCTCGACGATTACCGGCGGTTCCGTTTGAGCGGGCAGCCGGCGCCGTTGCGCTAG
- a CDS encoding arsenate reductase ArsC, translated as MTRTPLNVLVLCTGNSCRSILGEALINHLGAGRLRASSAGSHPVGKVNENALATLARHGLSTEGYASQSWDEFEGTLFDILVTVCDAAAGEACPVYLGAAVRGHWGLPDPAHVTGSREVVEAAFEATYVALEKRIRALLALPLESLSKAELAEALDRIGAES; from the coding sequence ATGACGCGCACACCCCTGAACGTCCTGGTGCTCTGCACCGGCAACTCCTGTCGCAGCATCCTGGGCGAAGCGCTCATCAACCATCTCGGTGCCGGCCGATTGCGGGCGTCCAGCGCCGGCAGTCATCCCGTCGGCAAGGTCAACGAAAACGCCTTGGCGACTCTGGCTCGTCACGGGTTGTCGACCGAGGGCTATGCCAGCCAGTCCTGGGACGAATTCGAAGGCACGCTCTTCGACATCCTCGTCACCGTCTGCGATGCGGCGGCGGGGGAGGCTTGCCCGGTCTATCTGGGAGCGGCGGTGCGCGGCCATTGGGGCCTGCCCGATCCGGCCCATGTGACGGGGAGCCGCGAAGTCGTCGAAGCCGCTTTCGAGGCGACTTACGTGGCGCTGGAAAAACGCATCCGGGCGTTGTTGGCATTGCCGCTGGAAAGTCTATCCAAGGCCGAACTGGCCGAAGCATTGGATCGTATTGGCGCCGAATCCTAA
- a CDS encoding choice-of-anchor N protein: MNAKYLKSAFLACSLLAAGTAQAIPELQLYLEGATYDGGSETWVLNGGPLRLWAIGNVAGPGNKGSIFDVKLSIAYADGLAPTFTLTPSTTGGLGGFTDPSTPGAAVFSQTVTNGSAPLLGDGSSLPTHGIYGSGTDWTEFKLGDFTLTDSPIGDFITSFPTPGAGDANKAQINVYDIAISGVAANTPFHFDLYDHYFTQQNDAKYINAPFSHDAGGTSGTTGTTGTTGTTGTTGTTGQTGTTGQTGQIPEPGIILLFGTGLLGLAFSSRRVAS, from the coding sequence ATGAACGCAAAATATTTAAAAAGCGCATTCCTGGCATGCAGCCTACTTGCCGCCGGGACCGCGCAGGCTATCCCCGAACTCCAACTTTATCTTGAAGGCGCCACGTATGACGGTGGTAGTGAAACCTGGGTTCTCAACGGCGGCCCACTACGTCTTTGGGCGATTGGCAACGTGGCTGGTCCTGGTAACAAAGGATCGATTTTCGACGTAAAGCTTTCCATCGCTTACGCCGATGGCTTGGCTCCAACCTTTACGCTGACGCCGTCGACGACAGGCGGATTGGGCGGCTTCACCGATCCCTCGACCCCCGGTGCAGCCGTATTCAGTCAAACCGTCACCAACGGGTCCGCCCCATTGCTGGGCGACGGCTCGTCTCTCCCGACGCATGGCATTTATGGATCAGGGACCGACTGGACGGAGTTTAAGCTGGGTGACTTCACGCTCACCGACTCGCCGATAGGCGATTTCATTACCAGTTTCCCGACGCCTGGTGCGGGTGATGCCAATAAGGCCCAAATCAATGTATATGACATTGCCATCAGCGGCGTCGCAGCAAACACGCCGTTCCACTTCGATCTCTACGATCATTATTTCACCCAACAAAATGATGCCAAATACATAAATGCGCCATTCTCCCACGACGCTGGCGGTACTAGCGGAACGACCGGAACGACCGGAACGACCGGAACGACCGGGACAACCGGGACAACCGGCCAAACCGGAACTACCGGCCAAACCGGCCAGATTCCCGAGCCTGGTATCATCCTGCTGTTCGGGACGGGGCTATTGGGTCTCGCTTTCTCAAGCCGACGTGTAGCGAGCTGA
- a CDS encoding RtcB family protein, with protein MDTSRFERISEFAWRIAQVPPMRVPAVIYADEELIRGMDDKVYEQAVNVACLPGIVGASYAMPDAHWGYGFPIGGVAAFDADEGGVVSAGGVGFDISCGVRTLTTGLRREQIEPVKQALVDFLYYTVPVGVGSRGHIHLDKHAMDAMLRGGAVWAVEQGWGEARDLERIEEHGRMQGARPEEVSDHAKERQREEMGTLGSGNHYLEVQEVAEVFDAETAEIFGIRVGDIVVTIHCGSRGLGHQIGTDYLKRMQIAAQQHGIRLPDRELACAPINSDVGQSYLGAMRAGINCALANRQIITHLARKVFAEVLPEARLDLLYDVSHNTCKLEEHRVDGRRRRLYVHRKGATRAFGPGHPELPPIFQNTGQPVLIGGSMGTASYILAGEATGEMRSFASACHGAGRAMSRHQATRTWQGRKVIDDLAARGILVRSPSQRGVAEEAPGAYKDVNAVVRAADRAGLARLVAKLVPVVCIKG; from the coding sequence ATGGACACCAGCCGCTTCGAACGCATTTCCGAATTTGCCTGGCGCATCGCCCAGGTTCCGCCCATGCGGGTCCCGGCGGTCATCTACGCCGACGAGGAACTGATACGCGGCATGGACGACAAGGTCTACGAGCAGGCGGTCAATGTCGCCTGCTTGCCGGGCATCGTCGGCGCGAGCTATGCCATGCCCGACGCCCATTGGGGCTACGGCTTTCCCATCGGCGGCGTGGCCGCCTTCGATGCCGACGAAGGCGGCGTGGTGTCGGCCGGCGGCGTCGGCTTCGACATTTCCTGCGGGGTGCGCACGCTGACCACGGGACTGCGGCGCGAGCAGATCGAGCCGGTCAAGCAGGCGCTGGTCGATTTCCTTTATTACACGGTACCCGTCGGCGTGGGCAGCCGCGGCCATATCCACCTCGACAAGCACGCCATGGATGCCATGCTGCGCGGCGGGGCGGTCTGGGCGGTCGAGCAGGGCTGGGGCGAGGCGCGCGATCTGGAGCGCATCGAGGAGCACGGACGGATGCAGGGCGCCCGGCCCGAGGAGGTTTCCGACCACGCCAAGGAGCGCCAGCGGGAGGAAATGGGCACGCTGGGGTCCGGCAACCATTATCTGGAAGTTCAGGAGGTGGCCGAAGTCTTCGATGCCGAAACCGCCGAGATCTTCGGTATCCGCGTCGGCGATATCGTGGTGACCATACATTGCGGCTCGCGCGGGCTGGGCCACCAGATCGGCACCGATTACCTGAAGCGTATGCAGATCGCCGCGCAGCAGCACGGAATACGGCTGCCGGACCGCGAACTGGCTTGCGCGCCGATAAACTCCGATGTCGGCCAGAGCTATCTGGGCGCGATGCGCGCCGGCATCAACTGCGCGCTGGCCAACCGGCAGATCATCACCCATCTGGCGAGGAAGGTGTTCGCCGAGGTTTTGCCGGAAGCCCGGCTCGACCTGCTCTACGACGTCTCGCACAACACCTGCAAGCTGGAGGAACATCGGGTCGATGGCCGGCGCCGCCGGCTCTACGTGCACCGCAAGGGAGCGACGCGGGCTTTCGGTCCCGGACATCCCGAACTTCCGCCTATCTTCCAGAACACCGGCCAACCGGTGCTGATCGGCGGCTCCATGGGCACGGCCTCCTACATCCTGGCCGGCGAGGCCACCGGCGAGATGCGGTCGTTCGCCTCGGCCTGTCACGGCGCCGGGCGCGCCATGAGCCGGCATCAGGCCACTCGTACCTGGCAAGGTCGCAAGGTCATCGACGATCTGGCGGCACGCGGCATCCTGGTCCGCAGTCCTTCCCAGCGCGGGGTGGCCGAGGAAGCGCCCGGCGCCTACAAGGACGTGAACGCGGTGGTGAGGGCGGCGGATCGGGCGGGCCTCGCCCGCCTGGTGGCGAAGCTGGTGCCGGTGGTCTGCATCAAAGGCTAA
- a CDS encoding helix-turn-helix transcriptional regulator, whose translation MENKSAVTALAALAQESRLAVFRLLVQAGPEGLSAGKIGEALGIAPSSLSFHMKELTHAGLVSSRQESRYVIYTANFHAMNELIGFLTENCCNGAPCAPGALADCTRCDEPVT comes from the coding sequence ATGGAAAACAAATCCGCCGTCACCGCCCTCGCAGCACTTGCCCAGGAATCCCGGCTGGCTGTCTTCCGTTTACTGGTGCAGGCCGGCCCGGAAGGTTTGTCCGCCGGTAAAATCGGCGAAGCGCTGGGTATCGCGCCGTCTTCCTTGTCATTCCATATGAAGGAACTGACTCACGCTGGGCTCGTTTCCTCCCGCCAGGAAAGCCGCTACGTCATTTACACTGCGAATTTTCACGCCATGAATGAGCTGATCGGTTTCCTCACCGAGAACTGCTGCAACGGCGCTCCTTGCGCGCCCGGCGCGCTTGCTGACTGCACGCGGTGCGACGAGCCCGTCACCTGA
- the arfB gene encoding alternative ribosome rescue aminoacyl-tRNA hydrolase ArfB: MLSISNQVAIPLAEIELTAIRAQGAGGQNVNKVSSAVHLRFDIRASSLPEFYKEKLLQLSDQRISGDGCVVIKAQQHRSQEVNRADALERLHSLVKSVGATRKARKATKPTRSSQKRRLGSKSKHGQLKALRSRPPD; encoded by the coding sequence ATGCTCAGCATCTCCAATCAGGTCGCCATTCCTCTTGCCGAGATCGAGTTGACGGCGATACGCGCGCAGGGTGCTGGCGGACAGAATGTCAACAAGGTTTCTTCCGCGGTTCACCTGCGCTTCGACATCCGCGCATCCTCGCTGCCGGAGTTCTACAAGGAAAAATTGCTGCAACTGAGCGATCAACGCATCTCGGGCGACGGTTGCGTGGTCATCAAGGCGCAGCAGCATCGCAGCCAGGAGGTGAATCGAGCCGATGCCCTGGAACGCCTGCATTCTTTGGTCAAAAGCGTGGGTGCGACGCGCAAGGCCCGCAAAGCCACCAAGCCCACCCGCAGTTCGCAGAAAAGGCGGCTGGGCAGCAAGAGCAAGCACGGGCAACTCAAAGCCTTGCGCAGTCGGCCTCCCGACTAG
- a CDS encoding isoprenylcysteine carboxylmethyltransferase family protein, with amino-acid sequence MTTLVLAASLFAAYLLARKGRYLFFSDDVYSGTAWLWTQMEALWALTALALLSVWLVPMARALKAGRRPVVSPLGWAIRTACWRWLAGIVFFGTILILSFGHPYYQSKFFEPWRTLSAYVFSAFLVLGPPYILLTNLFRGHRFEDRSDPLFNILLLARGLSLAVLRWRSRSLRRTLANRRVKVSFRDLLVKLFFLPLMVNFIFEESSGLSQHLSTVLSQLAEGQSILKKTVFDHAYWAMFHTIFCIDVGVGMLGYACSSRWLGNRSKSVEPTLLGWGVALACYPPFNQVSGIYLPFKSMSTTLNPYLQADWIDMGLKAMTIALWGIYVSATLAFGLRFSNLTHRGIITRGPYAFVRHPAYTAKVLATWSSGLTTFSDPRQYLFLLVWNGVYYLRAITEERHLRLDPDYRRYCERVKYRFIPGLV; translated from the coding sequence ATGACAACCCTGGTCCTTGCTGCGAGTCTGTTCGCCGCCTATCTCCTGGCGAGGAAGGGCCGCTATCTGTTCTTCTCCGATGACGTTTATTCGGGCACCGCATGGCTTTGGACGCAGATGGAGGCGCTCTGGGCCCTAACGGCCTTGGCTTTGCTGTCGGTTTGGCTGGTTCCGATGGCCCGCGCCCTCAAGGCTGGTCGGCGGCCGGTGGTTTCGCCCTTGGGCTGGGCGATAAGGACCGCCTGCTGGCGATGGCTGGCCGGTATAGTCTTCTTCGGTACGATACTGATTCTCTCATTCGGACATCCTTATTATCAATCCAAGTTTTTCGAGCCTTGGCGAACACTGAGTGCCTATGTGTTTTCCGCTTTTCTGGTTCTTGGACCGCCTTACATTCTTTTGACCAATCTGTTTCGGGGGCACCGGTTCGAGGACCGTAGCGATCCCTTGTTCAACATCCTATTGCTGGCCCGTGGTTTATCTCTCGCCGTGCTTCGTTGGCGATCACGGTCGTTGAGACGGACCCTCGCGAATCGGCGCGTTAAGGTGTCGTTTCGCGATTTGCTTGTCAAACTGTTCTTCCTTCCCCTGATGGTGAATTTCATTTTTGAGGAATCTTCCGGGCTGAGTCAGCACCTGTCGACAGTGCTGTCTCAGTTGGCCGAAGGCCAGTCCATCCTGAAAAAAACCGTTTTCGATCACGCTTATTGGGCGATGTTTCACACGATTTTCTGCATCGACGTGGGGGTAGGCATGCTCGGGTATGCCTGCAGTTCACGCTGGCTGGGTAACCGGTCGAAGAGCGTGGAGCCGACTTTGTTGGGTTGGGGCGTCGCACTCGCCTGTTATCCGCCCTTCAATCAGGTTTCCGGAATTTATCTACCGTTCAAGAGCATGAGTACAACACTCAATCCCTATTTGCAGGCGGATTGGATTGACATGGGACTCAAAGCCATGACGATTGCGTTATGGGGCATTTATGTCTCGGCGACTCTGGCCTTCGGCCTCAGGTTCAGCAACCTGACCCACCGAGGCATCATCACCCGTGGACCCTATGCGTTTGTCCGCCACCCGGCTTACACCGCGAAGGTCCTAGCGACCTGGTCGTCCGGCCTGACGACTTTTTCGGACCCGCGGCAATATCTGTTTCTGCTGGTCTGGAACGGGGTCTATTACCTGCGGGCCATCACCGAGGAAAGACACTTGAGGCTGGACCCGGATTACCGCCGCTATTGCGAACGGGTCAAATACCGCTTCATTCCGGGGCTAGTGTGA
- a CDS encoding archease yields the protein MMTVSKTDADSVDWELFPHVADMGVRGFGQSMEEAFQHAALALTSIICEPENIHPEVAVEIRCEAPDEELLLADWLNALVYEMSVRKMLFGRFRVAIRGNSLAATAWGEAVDRERHQPAVEVKGATYTELKVLREAGGRWVAQCVVDV from the coding sequence ATGATGACCGTATCGAAAACCGACGCCGATAGCGTGGATTGGGAGTTGTTCCCCCATGTCGCCGACATGGGCGTGCGCGGTTTCGGGCAGAGTATGGAAGAAGCTTTCCAGCATGCCGCGCTGGCGCTGACTTCCATCATCTGCGAGCCTGAAAACATTCATCCTGAGGTCGCGGTGGAGATACGCTGCGAGGCGCCCGACGAGGAATTATTGCTGGCCGACTGGCTGAATGCGCTGGTCTACGAGATGTCCGTGCGCAAGATGCTGTTCGGCCGTTTCCGGGTGGCGATACGAGGGAATAGTCTGGCCGCCACCGCTTGGGGCGAGGCCGTGGATCGCGAGCGGCATCAGCCGGCGGTGGAGGTGAAGGGGGCCACTTATACCGAGCTCAAGGTCTTACGCGAGGCGGGCGGCCGCTGGGTCGCCCAGTGTGTGGTGGATGTCTGA
- a CDS encoding S8 family serine peptidase has product MNSRTNQPISVCLAAAVSAILGLAFATTADAAPDKWAEGRILVQPRAGLPDGEFDAILSKHGARSQGRLPQLDVHVVEVPAKAEAAIVKALSKNPHVKFAELDGLIGPNQTTPNDPKFPNAWHLAKIQAPTAWDASRGANVTVAILDSGVEATHPDLAGQLLPGWNVVSNNGDTSDTRGHGTAVAGTVGAASNNSTGVTSVAWNVKLLPIRITNSADGFAYYSDIAKGLTWAADNGADVANISYEVNQVSTVTSAAQYMRGKGGLVVVSAGNGSTDPGYADNPYIISVSATDTNDTKASWSNYGSYIDVAAPGNYIWTTSPGGGYGQWYGTSFSAPTVAGVVALIKSANPALTPDQVEKVLEVSGDDIAGTDFYPYFGWGRVNAAKAVQLASQTQATDTQAPSVSVFSPTAGTTVKGLVSVDVNAADNVGVAQVALYAGSQLVGTDTVAPYQFTWDSSLVADGNATLTAKAYDAQNNQGVSSGVTVTVDNVANVADTTPPTVTFVSPANNSNVGTKVTISVIGQDNVVVASLKLYIDGALKSTVTSGSMSYTWNTRNVAKGSHTLKAVATDPAGNQAAATETIFK; this is encoded by the coding sequence ATGAACTCTAGAACCAACCAACCCATTTCCGTCTGCCTTGCCGCCGCGGTCTCCGCGATACTAGGGCTTGCGTTCGCCACCACGGCGGACGCGGCCCCGGACAAATGGGCGGAAGGCCGCATCCTGGTCCAGCCGCGTGCGGGTCTACCGGATGGCGAGTTCGACGCTATCTTGAGCAAACACGGCGCACGCTCACAAGGTCGCTTACCGCAACTCGACGTGCATGTCGTGGAAGTACCGGCCAAAGCGGAGGCGGCCATCGTCAAGGCCTTATCGAAGAACCCTCATGTAAAGTTCGCAGAGCTGGACGGATTAATTGGTCCTAACCAAACGACCCCAAACGACCCGAAGTTCCCGAACGCTTGGCACCTGGCCAAGATTCAAGCGCCCACGGCGTGGGATGCTAGCAGAGGGGCGAACGTCACCGTCGCTATTCTGGATAGCGGCGTGGAAGCGACGCACCCCGATCTGGCCGGCCAATTGCTTCCCGGCTGGAATGTGGTGAGCAACAACGGAGACACCTCGGACACCCGAGGGCACGGCACGGCCGTCGCCGGCACGGTTGGCGCGGCTAGCAACAACAGCACCGGTGTTACCTCTGTTGCATGGAACGTCAAGCTCCTGCCGATCCGAATCACTAACAGTGCCGACGGATTCGCCTACTACAGCGACATCGCCAAGGGCCTCACCTGGGCCGCTGACAACGGTGCCGACGTGGCCAATATCAGTTACGAAGTCAATCAGGTGTCTACAGTCACCTCGGCCGCCCAATACATGCGCGGCAAGGGGGGCCTCGTAGTCGTTTCTGCCGGAAACGGCAGCACCGATCCCGGCTATGCCGATAACCCTTATATCATCAGTGTTTCCGCGACCGATACCAACGACACCAAGGCCAGTTGGTCGAACTACGGTAGCTATATCGACGTGGCGGCCCCTGGCAATTACATTTGGACAACCAGTCCGGGCGGCGGCTACGGGCAATGGTACGGCACGTCCTTCTCCGCACCGACCGTCGCGGGCGTAGTCGCACTAATCAAGTCTGCCAATCCGGCCCTCACCCCCGATCAGGTCGAAAAGGTGTTGGAAGTTTCGGGGGACGATATCGCCGGTACGGATTTTTACCCCTACTTTGGCTGGGGCCGGGTCAATGCGGCGAAAGCCGTACAGTTGGCGTCGCAGACCCAGGCCACGGATACCCAGGCGCCCAGTGTCAGCGTCTTCTCGCCGACGGCCGGCACGACCGTAAAAGGCTTGGTGAGCGTAGACGTCAACGCCGCCGACAACGTGGGCGTCGCGCAAGTAGCGCTCTACGCCGGCAGCCAGCTGGTCGGAACCGATACTGTCGCGCCCTATCAGTTCACCTGGGATTCTAGCCTGGTTGCAGACGGTAATGCCACGCTCACCGCCAAGGCCTACGACGCCCAAAACAACCAAGGCGTTTCCAGCGGCGTGACTGTGACGGTGGACAACGTCGCCAATGTCGCCGATACCACGCCGCCTACCGTGACATTCGTCTCTCCCGCGAACAACAGCAATGTTGGGACCAAGGTCACGATCTCGGTCATAGGACAAGACAACGTCGTGGTAGCTTCGCTCAAGCTGTATATCGATGGCGCCCTGAAGAGCACTGTTACAAGCGGAAGCATGAGCTACACCTGGAATACCCGAAATGTGGCCAAGGGCAGCCACACGCTTAAGGCGGTGGCCACGGATCCGGCCGGCAATCAAGCCGCGGCGACCGAGACGATATTCAAGTAG
- the arsB gene encoding ACR3 family arsenite efflux transporter yields MNKQALRDSTPKSWPAVCEPKRLSVFDRYLTVWVALCMVVGVAVGKALPEPVAALRAMEVSHINLPIAVLIWLMIYPMMLKVDFGSVLNVGRNPKGLLITLFVNWLVKPFGMALLGWLFFKHIFAPWIGTADADQYTAGVIILAAAPCTAMVFVWSYLTDGDPAYTLVQVAVNDLIMLAVFAPIVKFLVSGASGLEVPFDVLLYSVIAFIVIPLTAGVLTRKLLMNLKGNAWLERVFLPRLHPVAISALLLTLVLIFAFQADNLTGRLLHVALIAVPILIQVYFNSSLVYGLMRLFKVNYAVAAPGALIGASNFFELAVATAIALFGPESGAALATVVGVLVEVPVMLTVCSVCNRTRGWFKEAEPAH; encoded by the coding sequence ATGAACAAACAGGCATTGCGCGATAGCACGCCTAAATCCTGGCCGGCCGTCTGCGAGCCCAAGCGCTTGAGCGTGTTCGACCGCTACCTCACCGTCTGGGTGGCTCTGTGCATGGTGGTCGGCGTGGCTGTGGGCAAGGCCTTGCCCGAACCGGTCGCCGCGTTGAGGGCGATGGAGGTCTCGCACATCAACCTGCCCATTGCCGTGCTGATCTGGCTGATGATCTATCCCATGATGCTGAAGGTCGACTTCGGCTCAGTTCTCAATGTGGGCCGCAATCCCAAGGGATTGCTGATTACCCTGTTCGTCAACTGGCTGGTTAAGCCTTTTGGTATGGCGCTGCTGGGCTGGCTTTTTTTCAAACATATCTTCGCGCCCTGGATAGGCACGGCCGATGCCGATCAATACACGGCCGGCGTCATCATCCTGGCCGCTGCGCCCTGCACCGCCATGGTATTCGTGTGGAGCTATCTCACCGACGGCGATCCCGCCTATACCCTGGTACAGGTGGCGGTGAACGACCTCATCATGCTGGCGGTGTTCGCGCCCATCGTGAAATTTCTGGTTTCCGGCGCGTCGGGGCTGGAAGTGCCGTTCGACGTGCTGCTCTACTCGGTAATCGCGTTCATCGTCATCCCGCTCACCGCCGGCGTGCTGACCCGCAAACTGTTGATGAACCTGAAAGGCAATGCTTGGCTGGAACGAGTCTTCCTGCCGCGCCTGCATCCTGTCGCCATCTCCGCGCTGCTGCTGACCCTGGTGCTGATTTTCGCCTTCCAGGCCGACAATCTCACCGGCCGATTGCTGCACGTGGCGCTCATCGCCGTCCCCATCCTGATCCAGGTGTATTTCAATTCCTCGCTGGTCTACGGCCTGATGCGGCTGTTCAAGGTGAACTACGCCGTCGCCGCGCCGGGCGCCTTGATCGGCGCGAGCAACTTCTTCGAACTGGCGGTGGCCACCGCCATCGCACTGTTCGGACCGGAATCCGGCGCCGCCCTGGCGACCGTGGTCGGCGTGCTGGTCGAAGTGCCGGTGATGCTGACCGTGTGCTCGGTATGCAACCGAACGCGGGGATGGTTTAAGGAGGCCGAGCCGGCGCACTGA
- a CDS encoding ArsI/CadI family heavy metal resistance metalloenzyme → MKRFHVHIAVDDLAENIRFYSAMFQAEPAVREADYAKWMLDDPRVNFAISTRGRKRGLDHLGLQVESDDELEAVQRGLAAAALPVEEQKQSACCYAKSDKYWSVDPQGIAWEAFHTLDRIPMFGADNVIRIDPATACCPPSSPKAPA, encoded by the coding sequence ATGAAGAGATTCCACGTACACATCGCGGTCGACGATCTCGCTGAAAACATCCGCTTCTACAGCGCAATGTTTCAGGCCGAACCCGCGGTGCGCGAAGCCGATTACGCCAAATGGATGCTGGACGATCCGCGCGTCAATTTCGCTATCTCCACGCGGGGTCGCAAGCGCGGGCTGGACCATCTGGGGTTGCAGGTCGAGTCCGACGACGAGCTGGAAGCGGTGCAACGCGGTCTGGCTGCTGCCGCCTTGCCTGTCGAGGAACAGAAACAGAGCGCCTGCTGCTATGCCAAGTCGGACAAGTATTGGTCCGTCGATCCTCAGGGCATCGCCTGGGAGGCCTTCCATACGCTGGATCGCATTCCGATGTTCGGCGCGGACAACGTGATTCGGATCGATCCGGCTACCGCCTGTTGTCCCCCATCCAGTCCCAAGGCCCCGGCATGA